From the Pomacea canaliculata isolate SZHN2017 linkage group LG14, ASM307304v1, whole genome shotgun sequence genome, one window contains:
- the LOC112555892 gene encoding LOW QUALITY PROTEIN: MDS1 and EVI1 complex locus protein EVI1-A-like (The sequence of the model RefSeq protein was modified relative to this genomic sequence to represent the inferred CDS: inserted 1 base in 1 codon) translates to MFPSLHISSSAIHERALGRFPPEVECTFISRPPAMRSPTEGAPAPRADLRADLRADVRATITSMSLSAAMAAAPAMRPATFPSALPFGAPGVSAALGLPAPLFQYPGIYGHPAATAAAAAAAAAAAAAAGSSASSSRDAHALKPLGLPGGLAHYQALNHAQLASEMSKLKTPFINRNYLELAMLVCNTFRGKLFPCPHCRYVTDRRNNLKRHVSTMHQACDKVLECCGVQFNTKASLREHIMIFHHNGYSCPFCGRRFCRKALLKRHLSVHSGQKDYXCPHCDYATSHKSNLERHKRIHDRIRIFDETGKAEFIGGDEDEEDEIEVGSESGDMMTGNIYGDGLHMGYSGVIEGEHGEIDLRINKGKNNKQEVESEVGIGASGSASLLASGRAERASGHFDHTDNGKNDDLDLDDDLDMGLDDVDDVDDDDDDNDIDDDNDDDDDDDDDDDDDFLNRCRVLPLVKSAHTH, encoded by the exons ttccTCAGCCATCCACGAGCGTGCACTGGGGCGGTTCCCGCCGGAAGTTGAGTGTACTTTCATCTCGCGTCCCCCGGCCATGCGCAGTCCGACAGAGGGCGCGCCCGCCCCACGCGCTGACCTCCGTGCTGACCTCCGCGCTGACGTCAGAGCAACCATCACCAGCATGTCACTGAGTGCAGCCATGGCAGCGGCGCCAGCCATGCGACCGGCCACGTTCCCCTCAG CTCTACCCTTCGGGGCGCCGGGTGTTTCTGCCGCGTTGGGCTTGCCAGCACCCTTATTTCAGTACCCGGGTATCTACGGTCATCCTGCTGCAACGGCAGCCGCTGCggccgctgctgctgcagcagctgctgcgGCTGGATCGTCGGCATCGTCTTCAAGGGATGCTCATGCGTTGAAACCGTTGGGACTTCCGGGTGGACTCGCACACTACCAG GCCCTGAACCACGCCCAGCTGGCATCGGAGATGTCCAAGCTGAAGACTCCGTTCATCAACAGGAACTACCTGGAGCTGGCCATGCTGGTGTGCAACACCTTCCGGGGCAAGCTCTTTCCCTGCCCCCATTGTCGTTACGTCACGGACCGCAGGAACAACCTCAAACGTCACGTGTCAACCATGCACCAGGCCTGCGACAAG GTGCTGGAATGTTGTGGAGTACAGTTCAACACGAAAGCCTCGTTGAGAGAACACATCATGATTTTCCACCACAACGGCTACTCGTGCCCATTCTGTGGACGTCGGTTCTGCCGCAAAGCGCTCTTGAAGCGCCACCTGTCGGTACACAGCGGACAGAAGGACT CGTGCCCCCACTGCGACTACGCCACCAGCCACAAGAGCAACTTGGAACGCCACAAACGAATCCATGACCGAATCCGTATTTTTGATGAGACCGGAAAAGCTGAATTTATTGGAGGAGACGAGGACGAGGAAGATGAAATCGAGGTTGGGAGCGAAAGTGGAGACATGATGACCGGCAATATTTACGGAGATGGTCTCCACATGGGTTACTCCGGGGTGATTGAAGGTGAACACGGCGAGATCGACCTCAGAATaaacaaagggaaaaataacaaacaggaAGTGGAAAGTGAGGTCGGCATCGGCGCAAGCGGAAGTGCGTCTTTGCTCGCGTCTGGTCGAGCTGAAAGGGCTTCAGGTCACTTCGACCACACAGACAATGGCAAGAACGATGACCTGGACTTGGACGACGACCTCGACATGGGTCTGGACGACGTAGATGACGtggacgacgatgatgatgacaatgacattgatgatgataatgacgatgacgacgacgacgatgatgacgacgatgacgacttTCTGAACAGATGTCGTGTGTTGCCTCTTGTAAAAAGTGCTCACACGCACTGA
- the LOC112555899 gene encoding uncharacterized protein LOC112555899, with translation MPRVLSFPRLYQQHGQGSDIQVPVREIAKSLSDGHLPERVHHRGKANFSIGLPKELPASASSGGEFDMRISVSKTSGETIEETLTWEATSEIHVAKKSSCSARVLLTEVPVSYSFKLWTKMSMPMGSAPATIRRRNSSGFRYTHLIENLQPVFEKYHRHVDFVEELTARSVRSFSVILKTSGIIEGVRLSDQKILLDSKDLVQRPSFIADGPLLSRSFDTDRMYSLPDSFSSSDGNHGEGISGGPSVKMIRAGTERLCLSPASGHQSPNFPIVEEVSEVEEGMRPAPLPHVHPHLLHRSDAAGGRLPRITYHDSRLPDFFPFVGYRLAGHVGNEQKIRDDNYRLAVHREMYDLIHVLCTASFC, from the coding sequence ATGCCAAGGGTATTATCATTTCCACGACTTTACCAACAACACGGACAAGGATCAGACATACAAGTTCCGGTTCGAGAAATCGCGAAAAGCCTCTCTGACGGTCACCTTCCAGAGAGGGTACACCATCGGGGCAAAGCCAATTTTAGCATCGGTCTTCCTAAAGAATTACCGGCCTCCGCAAGTTCTGGAGGAGAGTTCGACATGCGTATATCTGTATCCAAGACTTCAGGGGAGACGATCGAAGAAACTCTGACATGGGAGGCGACCAGTGAGATTCACGTGGCCAAGAAGTCAAGCTGCTCAGCGAGGGTGCTCCTGACCGAAGTCCCTGTGTCGTACAGCTTCAAGCTGTGGACCAAAATGTCGATGCCCATGGGCTCAGCCCCGGCCACGATTCGCCGCCGGAACAGTAGCGGGTTTCGCTACACTCATCTAATCGAAAACTTGCAGCCAGTGTTTGAAAAGTACCACAGACATGTCGACTTTGTGGAGGAGCTGACAGCCCGCAGTGTTCGAAGCTTTTCCGTCATTCTCAAAACGTCCGGCATCATCGAAGGAGTGCGGTTGTCGGACCAGAAGATCCTTCTGGACAGCAAAGACCTGGTCCAGCGACCGTCATTCATCGCCGATGGTCCTCTTTTGTCGAGAAGTTTCGACACGGACAGAATGTATTCTCTTCCAGACAGCTTCAGCAGCAGCGATGGAAATCACGGGGAGGGAATTTCCGGCGGGCCGTCAGTGAAGATGATCAGGGCGGGAACCGAGCGGTTGTGCCTGTCCCCGGCCTCTGGTCATCAGTCGCCCAACTTCCCTATCGTCGAAGAGGTGTCGGAGGTGGAGGAGGGAATGAGGCCAGCCCCACTTCCTCATGTTCATCCTCATCTTCTGCACCGATCAGATGCCGCTGGAGGGCGCTTGCCTCGCATCACCTACCACGACTCCAGGCTCCCAGACTTCTTCCCCTTTGTCGGATACAGGCTCGCCGGACATGTCGGAAACGAGCAGAAAATCAGGGACGATAACTACCGTTTAGCTGTACATAGGGAAATGTACGATTTAATTCACGTCCTTTGTACTGCTAGCTTCTGCTAA